CCGACATGTCGGGCCTGAGAACCGCCATGGTCTCGTATTGGCGGAGCCCGGGGGGACACTGGGGCTCATCCTTGTCCTCCACCGCCGCAATGCCCGGTCCGGGAGGGGAATTCGGGTCGTCGTCGGACCCGAATCCGCCCTCGAAGAAGGAGCCGGAGAAATCTAGGGTTAGGGCTCTAATGGAGAGGCCTGGGGCTCTCCTGGGATGGTAAATGAACCTCTGTTTTCCCGAGAAAACTGTGAAACTGGTGATTGGTGGAGAAGATTGAGCGGAAGAGAAGCGAGAAAGGAGTGAAGAAGACGGGAGCGAAGGAGACGCCATTGCTGTTCTCAGTGAGCTCTGGTTCAGTGAAAAAAAGATATAGATAAGGCCGCGTGCTCTGCGCCCCCGGCGCAGGTTAGAAGTTGATCCCTTTGAAACTTGTGCGATGGGCCGGGTTCGGCCCAACCAATCTACATTCCAATCATAAATCTTCAACCATTCATGATTTGGactttaatcataattaaattttatgtaatttaatatttattataagatTGATTACATGCCTTGTGATACAATTCTTTctcaaatatacaaaaaaaatatggatttgtttcatatttttaacatttatttttaaaatttttaaaatttcagataataaaacttttttaatattttaattattttcaaaaatattttatttttatttctaaacattgattttttaaatccaaaaaaaccaaatttacATCATGATTCTAGATGCCTTGACCTTAGCCCAATTTCATATTGAGTAGGTTATGTTTTTCAACCGGAGTCAAACCGATGGTGCGGGCTTCTATGAACTATTTCTGAGCAGAGACGAGCCCAACCAGCCCGGTCCATAATGAGTAGTGAGACTCAGGCTGGCCTCGGCCCAGTTCTAGTCCATAAATTTGTGATATTTGATATTTCTTCCAACGCAAGAAACGAAGCTACATACAGAGACATAGGGG
This DNA window, taken from Vitis vinifera cultivar Pinot Noir 40024 chromosome 2, ASM3070453v1, encodes the following:
- the LOC100244408 gene encoding small ribosomal subunit protein bS6c is translated as MASPSLPSSSLLSRFSSAQSSPPITSFTVFSGKQRFIYHPRRAPGLSIRALTLDFSGSFFEGGFGSDDDPNSPPGPGIAAVEDKDEPQCPPGLRQYETMAVLRPDMSEDERLALTQKYEELLVAGGGMYVEVFNRGVIPLAYSIKKKNKAGESNTYLDGIYLLFTYFTKPESMEVLEATLTADDDVIRSSSFKIRKRKY